A genomic window from Sphingobacterium sp. BN32 includes:
- a CDS encoding DUF1080 domain-containing protein: MRRFINKSIYSLSSFALSLLLLSASCQSVNKISSDGDWENLFNGKDLSGWKTLAGKAPYSIEDDAIVGTMVKGTPNSFLVTEKEYGDFILELDIKLEGSTTNSGIQTRSHFDAYANNGKGRVYGRQVDVDPTPRAWTGGIYDEGRRQWLYPLDLNPTAKTAYKPNEYNKIRIEAIGNEMKTWVNGVPSAHLVDSIDASGFIALQVHAIPDSLDGKKVYFKNIRIQTKDLKPADFPSDVYIVNTNANGLTEEEKKAGYSLLFNGKDATGWRSARGGGFPQQGWKIENGIISVQKSDGGESTNGGDIVTEKQYKAFDLSFDFKLTPGANSGVKYFVTLNEETKGSAIGPEYQILDDELHPDAKLGKDGNRTLASLYDLITSDKNKRARKPIGEWNRGRLVVEPNNKVTYWLNGFKMLEFVRGSEEFRKLVAGSKYKDWKNFGEAEQGHILLQDHGDAVSFRSIKIKELK, translated from the coding sequence ATGAGAAGATTCATAAACAAATCCATTTATTCCCTATCCTCTTTTGCCCTCTCCCTCCTTTTACTATCAGCATCCTGCCAAAGCGTCAATAAAATCAGCAGTGATGGCGATTGGGAGAATCTCTTTAATGGAAAAGATCTGTCCGGATGGAAAACGCTTGCTGGCAAAGCGCCTTACAGCATTGAAGACGACGCAATCGTCGGGACCATGGTTAAAGGCACTCCGAATAGTTTCTTGGTAACAGAAAAAGAATATGGCGATTTTATTTTAGAACTCGATATAAAACTCGAAGGTTCAACGACAAATTCCGGTATACAGACCCGCAGCCATTTTGATGCGTATGCAAATAATGGAAAAGGTAGAGTTTACGGCCGACAGGTAGATGTAGACCCTACTCCGAGAGCTTGGACTGGGGGCATCTATGACGAGGGAAGAAGGCAGTGGCTTTACCCTTTAGATTTAAATCCTACAGCGAAAACAGCTTATAAGCCCAATGAATACAATAAGATCCGCATCGAAGCTATAGGAAATGAAATGAAAACCTGGGTAAATGGTGTGCCATCCGCGCATTTAGTGGATAGCATCGATGCTTCTGGATTTATTGCTTTGCAGGTGCATGCCATCCCAGATTCGCTTGATGGCAAAAAAGTGTATTTCAAGAACATCAGGATCCAAACAAAGGATTTAAAACCAGCAGATTTCCCAAGTGATGTCTACATCGTCAACACCAATGCGAACGGTTTGACAGAAGAAGAAAAGAAAGCTGGATACAGCTTATTGTTCAACGGGAAAGACGCCACAGGATGGAGAAGCGCCCGAGGTGGTGGTTTTCCACAGCAAGGCTGGAAGATTGAGAACGGAATCATTTCTGTACAAAAATCTGATGGTGGAGAGTCCACCAATGGCGGTGATATTGTCACTGAAAAACAGTACAAAGCATTTGACCTTTCTTTCGATTTTAAGCTAACGCCTGGTGCAAATTCAGGTGTTAAATATTTTGTTACGTTGAATGAGGAAACAAAAGGCTCTGCCATTGGACCGGAGTATCAGATTTTAGATGATGAATTGCATCCCGATGCTAAACTTGGAAAAGATGGAAACAGAACTTTAGCGTCTTTATACGATCTGATTACATCGGACAAAAATAAGCGTGCGAGAAAACCAATTGGCGAATGGAACCGAGGACGCCTTGTTGTTGAACCCAATAACAAAGTAACTTACTGGTTAAACGGCTTTAAGATGTTAGAATTTGTGAGAGGTTCGGAGGAATTTAGAAAATTAGTCGCAGGCAGTAAATACAAAGATTGGAAGAACTTTGGCGAAGCCGAACAAGGACATATTCTTTTGCAAGACCACGGCGATGCTGTTTCTTTTAGAAGTATAAAAATCAAAGAATTGAAATAG
- the ere(D) gene encoding EreD family erythromycin esterase produces the protein MKNIKPLTFPFNSENNTSIKQSLFRFREYFDSSTIVGLGENAHFIKEFFTFRHQVIEFLVTECDFDTLAFEFGFSEGLEVDKWIKSQIPFDDLDKLLSHFYYPNEFKDTLLWLRRYNQDNNNQITFLGVDIPKNGGSYFPNFRIVSDYLQRLSIVSSDVLQKILNLAEKFDFYSTSQLALNLSLFDEAEHNELKALLLKVYIRLITLQPKLESLEFQSIVHQVKGLIYMNYNADAMESFITERGIEGDMGAKDQYMAESIDWFLKNSLGKKIILVAHNAHIQKTPVDFDGFISCYPMGQRLSMTFGEKYKAFAITNLRGETAALYPDNDYQFGFRVDKFPLDFPESDSVEFIMQEFGGKECCLLMNRSTELKNCNKIRFDSMCLKTEIEEAFDGIFLIEKSTVSEVVD, from the coding sequence ATGAAAAATATAAAACCCTTAACTTTTCCGTTTAATTCGGAAAATAATACATCCATAAAACAAAGTCTTTTTCGATTTCGAGAATATTTTGATTCTTCTACAATTGTTGGTTTAGGCGAAAACGCACATTTCATAAAAGAGTTTTTTACATTCAGGCATCAAGTTATTGAGTTTTTAGTAACTGAATGTGATTTTGACACCTTGGCATTTGAGTTTGGTTTTTCTGAAGGATTAGAAGTTGATAAGTGGATAAAATCACAAATTCCATTCGACGATTTGGATAAGTTACTGTCACACTTTTATTATCCAAATGAGTTTAAAGATACTTTGCTATGGCTTCGTCGGTATAATCAAGACAATAATAATCAAATTACCTTTTTAGGTGTGGATATTCCTAAAAATGGAGGTTCTTATTTTCCAAACTTTCGTATTGTATCTGATTATTTGCAAAGACTTTCAATCGTTTCTTCTGATGTCTTACAGAAGATTTTAAATCTTGCTGAGAAATTTGATTTCTATTCGACTTCTCAGCTTGCGTTAAATTTATCGCTTTTTGATGAAGCTGAACATAATGAATTAAAAGCATTGCTATTAAAAGTTTACATTCGTTTGATTACTCTTCAACCAAAATTAGAAAGTTTAGAATTTCAATCGATAGTTCATCAAGTTAAAGGCTTGATTTATATGAATTATAATGCTGATGCTATGGAAAGTTTCATTACTGAAAGGGGAATTGAAGGAGATATGGGAGCAAAAGACCAGTATATGGCAGAAAGCATTGATTGGTTTTTGAAAAATTCACTTGGTAAAAAGATTATTTTGGTTGCCCACAATGCTCACATTCAAAAAACTCCGGTAGATTTTGATGGATTTATTAGTTGTTATCCAATGGGGCAAAGACTTTCGATGACTTTTGGAGAAAAATATAAAGCATTTGCAATAACTAATCTACGTGGAGAAACTGCGGCATTGTATCCTGATAATGATTATCAATTTGGCTTTAGGGTTGATAAATTTCCACTTGATTTTCCAGAGTCGGATTCTGTTGAATTTATTATGCAAGAATTTGGAGGAAAAGAATGCTGTTTACTAATGAACAGAAGTACGGAATTAAAAAATTGTAATAAGATTCGATTTGATTCGATGTGCCTAAAAACTGAAATAGAAGAAGCTTTTGACGGAATTTTTCTAATAGAAAAATCAACTGTTTCAGAAGTAGTGGATTGA
- a CDS encoding NAD(P)-binding domain-containing protein, whose protein sequence is MTNFKVGIIGAGPSGLAMLRAFESEQKKGNPIPEIKCYEKQDNWGGMWNYTWRTGVGKYGEPLHGSMYKYLWSNGPKECLEFADYTFSEHFGQAISSYPPREVLFDYIQGRIKKSNARDYIKFNTVARWVDYLEDKKQFRVVFDDLQKNETFEEFFDYLVVGTGHFSTPNMPYFKGIDNFPGAVMHAHDFRGADQFVDQKLLLIGSSYSAEDIGVQCYKHGSQGVTISYRSNPIGSKWPEGIKEKPLVTHFEGSTAFFKDGTSEDFDAVILCTGYQHKFPFLPDELRLKTKNCLYPDNLYKGVVFNDNERLLFLGMQDQYYTFNMFDTQAWFARDYMLGRIELPSKAERDADIKKWMDYEATTVTGPDHVDFQTDYIKDLISMTDYPTFDLDKVADMFKSWLNDKEVNILNYRDQVYHSVMDGTQAEPHHTPWMKEMDDSLERYLQEVPADEEELDKVNYY, encoded by the coding sequence ATGACAAATTTTAAAGTTGGAATTATTGGAGCTGGCCCAAGTGGTTTGGCTATGTTAAGAGCATTTGAATCGGAACAGAAAAAAGGTAATCCCATCCCAGAAATTAAATGTTATGAAAAACAGGACAATTGGGGAGGTATGTGGAACTATACATGGCGTACGGGCGTCGGCAAATACGGCGAGCCCCTGCATGGAAGTATGTACAAATACCTCTGGTCTAACGGTCCAAAAGAATGTCTAGAGTTTGCTGATTATACGTTTAGCGAGCATTTTGGGCAAGCCATTTCATCTTACCCTCCCCGCGAAGTGCTATTCGACTATATACAAGGTAGAATTAAGAAAAGTAATGCCCGAGACTATATCAAATTCAATACCGTAGCACGCTGGGTAGATTATTTAGAAGATAAGAAGCAATTCCGTGTGGTCTTTGATGATCTGCAAAAGAATGAAACCTTTGAGGAATTTTTCGACTATCTCGTTGTTGGAACGGGGCACTTCTCGACTCCAAACATGCCTTACTTTAAGGGTATTGATAATTTTCCGGGTGCCGTGATGCATGCGCATGATTTCCGTGGTGCTGATCAATTTGTTGATCAAAAACTGCTCTTGATCGGCAGTAGTTATTCTGCGGAGGATATTGGCGTGCAATGTTATAAGCATGGTAGCCAAGGCGTGACGATTTCCTATCGCAGCAACCCGATAGGATCCAAATGGCCTGAAGGCATTAAAGAAAAACCTTTAGTGACGCATTTTGAGGGAAGCACTGCATTTTTCAAAGACGGCACGTCGGAAGATTTTGATGCTGTGATCTTATGTACGGGTTATCAGCATAAATTCCCTTTCCTTCCGGATGAACTGCGTTTGAAAACAAAGAACTGCCTATACCCGGATAATCTTTACAAAGGGGTTGTGTTCAATGATAATGAACGCCTGCTATTTTTAGGTATGCAGGATCAATATTATACGTTCAACATGTTCGATACGCAGGCCTGGTTTGCACGTGACTACATGCTGGGAAGAATTGAACTGCCGAGCAAAGCGGAGCGCGACGCCGATATCAAGAAATGGATGGACTACGAAGCGACGACCGTTACGGGTCCGGACCATGTGGATTTTCAAACAGATTATATCAAAGACCTGATCAGCATGACTGACTATCCGACCTTTGATCTAGATAAAGTCGCCGATATGTTTAAAAGTTGGCTCAACGATAAGGAGGTAAACATCCTCAATTACCGCGATCAGGTTTATCATTCGGTTATGGATGGGACACAAGCTGAACCGCATCATACCCCATGGATGAAGGAAATGGATGATAGTTTAGAACGCTATTTACAGGAGGTTCCTGCCGATGAGGAGGAATTGGATAAGGTAAACTATTATTAA
- a CDS encoding Smr/MutS family protein, with translation MARSLGKPPKTVDLHSDAFMEDLDRYERDELLGEAIEYLREQLDAAIYWGYPEIRFIHGKGKGILKQAVYDELRYYKQSGAIANFYPAYHNEDIVVVLIGL, from the coding sequence ATGGCACGATCATTAGGGAAACCTCCAAAAACTGTCGACCTCCATTCGGATGCATTTATGGAAGACTTGGATCGCTACGAGCGCGACGAGCTCTTGGGCGAAGCCATAGAATACCTCCGTGAGCAGTTAGATGCCGCTATTTATTGGGGCTATCCCGAGATTAGATTTATTCATGGTAAGGGAAAAGGCATTCTCAAACAGGCAGTCTACGATGAACTGAGATATTACAAACAGTCTGGAGCGATCGCTAACTTCTACCCAGCCTACCATAATGAAGATATCGTGGTTGTCTTAATCGGTTTATAA
- a CDS encoding DUF1080 domain-containing protein, with translation MIKQFATGLAFTTILSLSLSSCNNSSTQEKKEEEVHNPASQTIPEESKDLLGRWDLTVDKKGTSVPSWIEIKLSGFTTLVGSWVGDSGSSRPISHIKLTNGKFSFAIPPQWEGGEGDFVIEGELAGGALKGTITSNTGEKYTFTGVKAPYLVREKAAEWGTPVELFNGKDLTGWKPSSDKNKWVVKDGVLTNQEAGANLISEQSFEDFKLSLEFRYPEGSNSGVYLRGRYEVQIEDSPKDKHPGALYFGGVYGFLAPNEMATLGANEWQKFDITLVGRLVTIVANGKTIISNQEIPGITGGALDSKEGEPGPLYIQGDHGPIEFRKITVTPAK, from the coding sequence ATGATTAAACAATTTGCAACTGGTCTGGCCTTCACCACGATCTTAAGTCTGAGCTTGAGCTCTTGTAATAACAGTTCGACTCAGGAAAAAAAGGAAGAGGAAGTACATAATCCTGCTTCGCAAACTATTCCTGAAGAATCAAAGGATTTATTGGGGCGTTGGGATTTGACGGTTGATAAAAAAGGAACATCGGTACCTTCGTGGATTGAAATCAAGTTGTCGGGATTCACGACATTGGTTGGTTCATGGGTAGGAGATAGCGGTAGTAGCCGCCCGATTTCGCATATTAAATTAACAAATGGCAAATTCTCTTTCGCAATTCCACCCCAATGGGAAGGCGGCGAAGGCGATTTTGTGATCGAAGGTGAATTGGCAGGAGGAGCACTTAAAGGAACAATTACCTCCAACACGGGCGAAAAATATACTTTTACCGGTGTTAAAGCGCCATATTTAGTTCGTGAGAAAGCAGCAGAATGGGGAACTCCAGTCGAGCTATTCAACGGAAAAGATCTTACAGGATGGAAGCCTTCTTCAGATAAGAATAAATGGGTCGTGAAAGACGGCGTATTAACGAATCAAGAGGCCGGTGCCAACTTAATCTCTGAACAAAGTTTCGAAGACTTTAAGTTGAGCTTGGAGTTCCGTTATCCCGAGGGTAGCAACTCCGGCGTTTATTTGAGAGGACGCTATGAAGTGCAAATTGAGGACTCTCCGAAGGACAAACACCCCGGAGCGCTTTATTTTGGAGGAGTATATGGCTTCTTAGCACCAAATGAAATGGCGACCCTAGGCGCTAATGAATGGCAAAAATTTGATATCACGCTAGTCGGCCGTTTGGTTACTATCGTAGCGAATGGAAAGACTATCATCAGCAACCAAGAGATACCAGGAATTACTGGCGGTGCGCTAGATAGCAAAGAAGGCGAACCAGGACCACTTTATATTCAAGGCGATCATGGACCAATCGAGTTCAGAAAAATCACTGTGACGCCAGCAAAATAG
- a CDS encoding Gfo/Idh/MocA family oxidoreductase, with product MDHFFSRRSFIKKSVMAGGAVALANSSLANVVMAKPNERVNLAAVGIGNRAAEILLEFHKTGLCNIVALCDVDMGAKHTEAILKKFPDVPRFHDFRQMFDKMGNQIDAVSVGVPDFSHFPITMMALDLGKHVYVEKPMARTYLEVELMMAKAKKNPKLATQMGNQGHSDANYFQFKAWKDAGIIKDVTQIVGHMNMPRRWHGWDVNIKSFPPAEKIPETLDWDLWQMQTLGHNYNKDFVNGQWRCWYDFGMGALGDWGAHILDTAHEFLELGLPTRMEAVRLDGHNSFFFPMSSTLKFSFPKRKRMPAVDIMWYDGLDNLPPIPAGYGISGLDPNIPPPSTGKLEPAKLNPGKIIYSKDLTFKGGSHGSTLSIIPEEKAKDLANKLPEVPQSPSNHFANFLKACKGQEKTRSSFDVAGPLSQIFCLGVIAQRLNTKFDFDPVKKEIVNDKFANALLVGPPPKKGWEQYYVV from the coding sequence ATGGATCATTTTTTTTCTCGTAGAAGCTTCATCAAGAAGTCTGTCATGGCAGGAGGAGCAGTGGCATTGGCAAACAGTAGCCTGGCGAATGTAGTGATGGCAAAACCCAACGAGCGTGTAAATCTTGCGGCTGTAGGAATAGGAAACCGCGCTGCGGAGATTCTGTTAGAGTTTCATAAAACTGGACTTTGTAATATTGTTGCGCTATGCGATGTAGACATGGGCGCGAAACATACCGAAGCTATCCTGAAGAAATTTCCAGATGTTCCACGCTTCCATGATTTCCGCCAAATGTTCGATAAGATGGGCAATCAAATAGATGCGGTGTCTGTTGGTGTTCCCGACTTCTCCCATTTCCCGATTACCATGATGGCATTGGACTTGGGCAAGCACGTCTATGTGGAAAAACCGATGGCTCGTACTTACTTAGAGGTGGAGCTGATGATGGCGAAAGCAAAGAAAAATCCGAAGCTGGCGACCCAAATGGGTAACCAAGGACACTCCGATGCGAACTATTTCCAATTTAAAGCATGGAAAGATGCTGGTATCATCAAAGATGTAACGCAGATTGTCGGGCACATGAATATGCCGCGCAGGTGGCATGGTTGGGATGTGAACATAAAGAGCTTCCCTCCGGCGGAGAAGATTCCTGAAACGCTAGATTGGGACTTATGGCAGATGCAGACGCTGGGTCATAACTATAATAAAGACTTTGTCAATGGTCAATGGCGTTGTTGGTATGACTTCGGAATGGGAGCTCTAGGCGACTGGGGTGCTCATATCCTAGATACAGCGCATGAGTTTCTAGAATTAGGTCTTCCAACTCGTATGGAAGCTGTGCGTCTGGATGGACATAATTCCTTCTTCTTCCCGATGTCATCAACCTTGAAATTTAGCTTTCCAAAGCGCAAGCGTATGCCTGCTGTCGATATCATGTGGTATGATGGTTTAGATAATTTACCTCCAATACCGGCGGGTTATGGTATTTCGGGCTTAGATCCGAATATTCCGCCACCAAGCACAGGTAAATTGGAACCAGCCAAACTCAATCCAGGTAAAATTATTTACAGTAAAGATTTAACCTTTAAGGGCGGCTCACATGGCAGCACGCTGAGCATTATTCCTGAGGAAAAAGCGAAAGACTTAGCCAACAAACTGCCGGAGGTTCCGCAATCTCCTTCAAATCACTTTGCGAATTTCTTAAAAGCATGTAAGGGCCAAGAGAAAACACGCTCATCCTTTGATGTGGCAGGTCCGTTAAGTCAAATCTTCTGTCTTGGCGTGATTGCGCAACGATTGAATACAAAGTTTGACTTCGACCCTGTGAAAAAAGAAATCGTAAATGATAAATTTGCGAATGCCCTATTGGTAGGGCCTCCACCTAAAAAGGGATGGGAGCAATATTATGTTGTGTAA
- a CDS encoding L-dopachrome tautomerase-related protein: MKKVLSGFIFCLFSMNSGIAQNSTGQGNLEVVASFGKSQPIGVSVSSTNRVFVSFPHREPYLFGLTEIVEGKMKPYPNHKWQLTMGNEQEHYVSVQDIYVDTADQLWVLDSKPAPKSSIFGGSSAETEQEGKFKLIQFDLSNNKLVRIYNFEDLNKGSAALNDVRVDTEKGLAYLSDPGQAAIVVLNLETGKTRTVLGNSKFTLSDRNIVLSYEGRAMRDKDGNPFSSNVNGIALTKDNKWFYFKPINGVNLYRIETKYLADESLRDIDLVEKVENVAEVGVTHGLVADKGGNIYLTNSLDYSIRRVTPDGKIELVVQDPRLLWPDSLGVGADGYLYFSCAQMHLLPQWNGGDDKVKYPFEVNRVKLL; the protein is encoded by the coding sequence ATGAAAAAAGTATTATCAGGTTTTATTTTTTGTTTATTCAGTATGAATTCGGGAATTGCACAAAACAGTACTGGGCAGGGGAATTTAGAGGTCGTGGCTTCATTCGGTAAGTCTCAGCCCATCGGTGTATCCGTGTCTTCAACAAATCGTGTGTTCGTCTCTTTTCCGCATCGCGAACCTTACTTGTTTGGGTTGACCGAAATTGTGGAAGGCAAGATGAAACCATACCCCAATCATAAATGGCAGTTGACCATGGGGAATGAGCAGGAGCATTATGTCAGTGTTCAGGATATCTATGTCGATACAGCGGATCAATTGTGGGTGTTGGACAGTAAGCCAGCTCCTAAAAGTTCCATCTTTGGCGGTAGCAGCGCGGAGACAGAGCAGGAAGGAAAATTCAAATTAATACAGTTTGATCTGAGCAACAATAAACTTGTGCGCATTTATAATTTCGAAGATCTTAATAAAGGCAGCGCAGCGTTGAACGATGTTCGCGTCGATACGGAAAAAGGTTTAGCTTATCTTTCTGATCCCGGACAAGCGGCTATTGTCGTGCTCAACCTCGAAACTGGAAAGACAAGAACAGTGCTCGGCAATTCAAAGTTCACCCTTTCTGATCGAAATATTGTATTGAGTTATGAGGGGAGAGCGATGCGTGATAAGGATGGCAATCCATTTTCCTCCAATGTCAATGGAATTGCTTTAACCAAGGATAATAAATGGTTTTATTTCAAGCCAATCAATGGAGTCAATCTTTATCGCATAGAAACGAAATACTTAGCCGATGAAAGCCTCCGCGATATCGATTTGGTCGAAAAGGTCGAAAATGTCGCTGAGGTAGGCGTAACACATGGTCTGGTTGCAGATAAGGGAGGAAATATCTATCTCACAAACTCTTTGGATTACTCCATCCGCCGAGTCACACCCGATGGGAAAATTGAATTAGTCGTTCAAGATCCACGTTTATTATGGCCGGATTCCTTGGGTGTTGGTGCTGATGGCTATCTTTATTTCTCATGTGCGCAGATGCACTTATTGCCACAATGGAACGGGGGAGATGATAAGGTCAAATATCCATTCGAAGTTAACCGGGTTAAGCTGTTATAA
- a CDS encoding tyrosine-type recombinase/integrase — protein MNSEIILETFEKRLLMQRYAGNTIRSYKDYASIFLKHVSKYPSLEEIPLSDIEAFINEKVQNGKISVSYQKGLVGAIKKMYELILDKKIQLDYLYPKRSFSKLPKFFSKEEVRNILDNTQNLKHKAILMTIYSCGLRLSELLNLKIKDIKSSDGIIRIHQSKGNKDRIVSLPDKLLATLRHYYQAFKPKEYLFEGEKGGKYSERSVQLILKKALIKANVQSEGSVHTLRHSYATHLIQSGIDIRIVKELLGHENIKTTMIYTHITDIDKQKTPSPLDFL, from the coding sequence ATGAATAGCGAAATCATACTTGAAACCTTCGAAAAGAGATTGCTGATGCAGAGATATGCTGGCAATACCATTAGATCGTACAAGGATTACGCTAGTATATTTCTTAAACATGTTAGCAAATATCCCTCCCTTGAAGAAATTCCACTGTCAGATATTGAGGCGTTTATAAACGAAAAAGTTCAAAATGGGAAAATTAGTGTTTCCTATCAAAAAGGATTAGTGGGCGCAATCAAGAAGATGTACGAACTGATATTGGACAAAAAAATCCAACTGGATTACTTATACCCGAAACGCTCATTTTCTAAATTACCTAAATTCTTTTCAAAAGAAGAAGTAAGAAATATTCTCGATAACACTCAAAATCTAAAACACAAGGCTATTCTGATGACAATCTATAGTTGTGGACTACGTCTTAGCGAACTGTTGAATCTCAAAATCAAAGACATAAAATCTTCCGATGGAATTATCAGAATCCATCAAAGCAAAGGTAATAAAGATCGGATTGTATCATTACCAGACAAATTGCTGGCGACTTTGAGACATTATTATCAAGCATTCAAGCCAAAGGAGTACCTCTTCGAAGGTGAGAAGGGTGGCAAGTATAGCGAACGAAGTGTACAGTTGATTCTGAAAAAAGCATTGATCAAAGCAAATGTTCAGTCGGAAGGCTCTGTACATACATTGCGACATTCTTATGCCACACATTTAATCCAATCAGGTATCGATATCCGAATTGTAAAAGAGTTATTGGGTCATGAAAATATAAAAACGACTATGATCTACACTCATATCACTGACATAGACAAGCAAAAGACTCCTAGCCCTCTTGATTTTTTATAA
- a CDS encoding tetracycline-inactivating monooxygenase Tet(X2), which translates to MTMRIDTDKQMNLLSDKNVAIIGGGPVGLTMAKLLQQNGIDVSVYERDNDREARIFGGTLDLHKGSGQEAMKKAGLLQTYYDLALPMGVNIADEKGNILSTKNVKPENRFDNPEINRNDLRAILLNSLENDTVIWDRKLVMLEPGKKKWTLTFENKPSETADLVILANGGMSKVRKFVTDTEVEETGTFNIQADIHQPEINCPGFFQLCNGNRLMASHQGNLLFANPNNNGALHFGISFKTPDEWKNQTQVDFQNRNSVVDFLLKEFSDWDERYKELIHTTLSFVGLATRIFPLEKPWKSKRPLPITMIGDAAHLMPPFAGQGVNSGLVDALILSDNLADGKFNSIEEAVKNYEQQMFIYGKEAQEESTQNEIEMFKPDFTFQQLLNV; encoded by the coding sequence ATGACAATGCGAATAGATACAGACAAACAAATGAATTTACTTAGTGATAAGAACGTTGCAATAATTGGTGGTGGACCCGTTGGACTGACTATGGCAAAATTATTACAGCAAAACGGCATAGACGTTTCAGTTTACGAAAGAGACAACGACCGAGAGGCAAGAATTTTTGGTGGAACCCTTGACCTACACAAAGGTTCAGGTCAGGAAGCAATGAAAAAAGCGGGATTGTTACAAACTTATTATGACTTAGCCTTACCAATGGGTGTAAATATTGCTGATGAAAAAGGCAATATTTTATCCACAAAAAATGTAAAGCCCGAAAATCGATTTGACAATCCTGAAATAAACAGAAATGACTTAAGGGCTATCTTGTTGAATAGTTTAGAAAACGACACGGTTATTTGGGATAGAAAACTTGTTATGCTTGAACCTGGTAAGAAGAAGTGGACACTAACTTTTGAGAATAAACCGAGTGAAACAGCAGATTTGGTTATTCTTGCCAATGGCGGGATGTCCAAGGTAAGAAAATTTGTTACCGACACGGAAGTTGAAGAAACAGGTACTTTCAATATACAAGCCGATATTCATCAACCAGAGATAAACTGTCCTGGATTTTTTCAGCTATGCAATGGAAACCGGCTAATGGCATCTCACCAAGGTAATTTATTATTTGCTAACCCCAATAATAATGGTGCATTGCATTTTGGAATAAGTTTTAAAACACCTGATGAATGGAAAAACCAAACGCAGGTAGATTTTCAAAACAGAAATAGTGTCGTTGATTTTCTTCTGAAAGAATTTTCCGATTGGGACGAACGCTACAAAGAATTGATTCATACGACGTTGTCATTTGTAGGATTGGCTACACGGATATTTCCTTTAGAAAAGCCTTGGAAAAGCAAGCGCCCATTACCCATAACAATGATTGGGGATGCCGCACATTTGATGCCGCCTTTTGCAGGGCAGGGAGTAAATAGTGGGTTGGTGGATGCCTTGATATTGTCTGATAATCTAGCCGATGGAAAATTTAATAGCATTGAAGAGGCTGTTAAAAATTATGAACAGCAAATGTTTATCTATGGCAAAGAAGCACAAGAAGAATCAACTCAAAACGAAATTGAAATGTTTAAACCCGACTTTACGTTTCAGCAATTGTTAAATGTATAA